The genome window GGCCCATGACAAACAACGGCTTCCAGAGGGAGCGGCCCGGAAGTCGCCGCCCTCGCAGCAGCAGGAAAAGCGCCAGCAGCCCCCCGCCCAGGCCCGTGCGGAGGACGACGAACGTCAGGGGCGTGATCTCCGCCACGCTTACCTTGATGAACATGTAGGACGCGCCCCAGATAGTTCCCAGCAATAGCAACATGAACGCATTCTGCAGTGGCATGTCAATCCTTTCGCCCTATGATGTAAAGTGATTGCCCTCGCGTTCCCTACCTGACCATCGTTACAACAACAAGACCATGGCCCAATAGCACAGCATGCCCGCGATAATCGTGAGCAACACCGAGCGGGTGCGCCACGCGACAATAGCCCCGACAACCGCCGCAGGCAGCCGCGGGCCGACGACCAGCCGCTGGCCGGCCACCAGAACCGCGGGTGCGATCAGCGCCGTCAGGATGGCCACCGGCACCAGTTGCAGCCATCGGAGCAAAGGTCCGGGCAGTTCCCGCGACAGAAACGGCATCATGGCGAAACGGGTCAGGTACGTTACCAGCGCCATTCCCACAAACACCGGCCAGGGATTCACGCCGACTCCCTCCCCGCGCCCAGGCTCGCGAAACCGGCCATAGAGCCAAGAAGCCCCGCGCCGATGATGTACCAGTTCCCCGGCAGCCAGATGGCGCCCGCGACCGCCGACGCCGCGGCCACAGCAGCGGCCACCACCGACGCCCTCCCTCGCACGAACGACGCCGCCAGGCCGATGAAGGCCAGCGGGAACACCATGTCCAGGCCGAACCGAGTCGGGTCGAGGATGGCCCGTCCCGCCAGCGCGCCGACAAGCCCCGCAGGCCACCAGGCGATCCAGATGCACAGGTTCGCGCCCAGAAAGTGCCACGCGCCCCCGCGGCCCTGCCTATACGCGGCCATCGCCGTCGCGTAGGACTCGTCGGACATCCACAGGGCCAGGAGCGCCTTCCACATCAGCGGGAGACGCCTGAGATAAGGTGCGACGGAAGCCCCCATCAAAAGGTGGCGCAGGTTGATAACCAACGTCGTCAGAATGATGGCGCCGATGTCCGAAGACGCCCACATCCCCAGCGCGGCGAACTGGGAGGACCCCGCATGGACGATGGCGGACATGCCGGCCGTCTCTGCCGGCGAGAGGCTGACCGCCCGCGCCGCGACCCCGTACACCAGGCCGAATGCCACCACGCCCGGCACCAGAGGCAGCGCGTCGGAGAAGCCGCGTATCAGCAATGCGGTGCGATGCTTTGCATCCATCAGGCGTCTATGATACTATTGCGGCGCAGCAGTGCCAAAACAGGCATGTGGCGGATAGAGTCACTCACAGGAGATCCCGATGATATGGTTTCAGCCCACCGAGAACGTAATCCTAATGGCGGCGCTGGCGACGCTGGCAACCGGCCTGGCGACCGGCGTCGGCGCGCTCCCAGTCCTCATCACCCTGCGCGTCAGCGACAAACTGCTGGAT of Chloroflexota bacterium contains these proteins:
- a CDS encoding AzlD domain-containing protein — translated: MNPWPVFVGMALVTYLTRFAMMPFLSRELPGPLLRWLQLVPVAILTALIAPAVLVAGQRLVVGPRLPAAVVGAIVAWRTRSVLLTIIAGMLCYWAMVLLL
- a CDS encoding AzlC family ABC transporter permease — protein: MDAKHRTALLIRGFSDALPLVPGVVAFGLVYGVAARAVSLSPAETAGMSAIVHAGSSQFAALGMWASSDIGAIILTTLVINLRHLLMGASVAPYLRRLPLMWKALLALWMSDESYATAMAAYRQGRGGAWHFLGANLCIWIAWWPAGLVGALAGRAILDPTRFGLDMVFPLAFIGLAASFVRGRASVVAAAVAAASAVAGAIWLPGNWYIIGAGLLGSMAGFASLGAGRESA